From Streptomyces sp. TLI_105, the proteins below share one genomic window:
- a CDS encoding class I SAM-dependent methyltransferase, translating into MRTAEKGTAALKSGLKRLLGRTGFDLVRSTDNRGGVDDFLPFEATMRAARSAGLSVGDYIDEVMNGTPGATRSTIDELRALGVFAAAPKTVLEIGPGSGRYLEKTLKECSPGRYEIYETAAPWADYLVDTFKVVAQPTAECSLAPTPDGSVDLVQAHKVFNTVTFLSASRYFFEMARVTRPGGRIVFDVMTETCLDPATMRAWATKGGVGHGSYPAAMPRQACVDLFTTLGCGLEAGFTAPMGFASTEVLVFRKGA; encoded by the coding sequence ATGAGGACAGCCGAGAAAGGAACGGCGGCACTGAAGTCGGGCCTCAAGCGACTCCTCGGGCGTACCGGATTCGACCTCGTGCGCAGCACCGACAACCGGGGTGGAGTGGACGACTTCCTCCCGTTCGAGGCCACCATGCGGGCCGCACGGTCAGCCGGCCTGTCGGTGGGTGACTACATCGACGAGGTCATGAACGGCACGCCCGGCGCCACCCGGTCCACCATCGACGAACTGCGCGCTCTCGGCGTCTTCGCCGCCGCTCCGAAGACGGTGCTGGAGATCGGCCCCGGGTCCGGCCGGTACCTGGAGAAGACGCTGAAGGAGTGCTCGCCGGGCCGCTACGAGATCTACGAGACGGCGGCGCCCTGGGCCGACTACCTCGTGGACACGTTCAAGGTGGTCGCCCAGCCGACCGCGGAATGCAGTCTCGCCCCGACACCCGACGGGAGCGTCGACCTCGTCCAGGCCCACAAGGTCTTCAACACCGTGACCTTCCTCAGCGCCTCCCGCTACTTCTTCGAGATGGCGCGCGTCACGCGTCCCGGCGGCCGGATCGTCTTCGACGTCATGACGGAGACCTGCCTGGACCCGGCCACGATGCGCGCCTGGGCGACGAAGGGCGGGGTGGGGCACGGCTCCTACCCGGCCGCCATGCCCCGCCAGGCATGCGTGGACCTCTTCACGACCCTCGGTTGTGGTCTGGAAGCCGGCTTCACGGCCCCCATGGGCTTCGCCTCCACCGAGGTCCTCGTCTTCCGGAAGGGGGCCTGA
- a CDS encoding amino acid ABC transporter ATP-binding protein: MSRPLLRIRGLRKQYGSRLVLRSIDLDVAEHQVVCLIGGSGSGKSTLLRCVDLLEVVDDGTVHLGESELTDPRLDPDVARRRIGIVFQAYNLFPHLSVLDNITLAPRQVHGVPRKQAEASARELLARLGLADKAREHPDRLSGGQQQRAAIARALATEPELLLFDEITSALDPELVGEVLDVVADLKQRGLTILMATHEMDFARQVADRVCFLEDGVIVEQGTAEQVLTAPREAATQRFLARALNRS, from the coding sequence ATGAGCAGGCCACTGCTGCGCATCCGCGGGCTTCGCAAGCAGTACGGATCCCGCCTGGTCCTGCGATCGATCGACCTGGACGTCGCGGAGCACCAGGTCGTCTGCCTCATCGGCGGTTCGGGCTCGGGCAAGTCGACCCTGCTGCGGTGCGTGGACCTGCTGGAGGTCGTCGACGACGGCACCGTCCACCTGGGCGAGAGCGAACTGACCGACCCCCGCCTCGACCCCGACGTCGCCCGCAGGCGGATCGGCATCGTCTTCCAGGCCTACAACCTGTTCCCGCACCTGAGCGTGCTGGACAACATCACGCTCGCGCCCCGCCAGGTCCACGGCGTCCCGCGCAAGCAGGCCGAGGCGTCGGCCCGCGAACTGCTGGCCCGCCTCGGACTCGCGGACAAGGCGCGGGAACACCCCGACCGGCTGTCCGGCGGCCAGCAGCAGCGCGCCGCGATCGCCCGCGCACTGGCCACCGAGCCGGAGCTGCTGCTCTTCGACGAGATCACCTCGGCCCTCGACCCCGAACTGGTGGGTGAGGTCCTGGACGTCGTCGCGGACCTCAAGCAGCGCGGCCTGACCATCCTGATGGCCACGCACGAGATGGACTTCGCCCGACAGGTCGCGGACCGGGTCTGCTTCCTGGAGGACGGCGTGATCGTGGAGCAGGGCACCGCGGAGCAAGTGCTCACCGCTCCGCGGGAGGCGGCCACCCAGCGCTTCCTCGCGCGGGCCCTCAACCGCTCCTAG
- a CDS encoding SpoIIE family protein phosphatase: MAIVVLLAAGALLALLLQSRHDIDREARNRSVSVAQTFAKSLGLREALKTPDPSSVLQPLAEETRKAAGVDFIVVMDTHGIRYSHPQPDRIGERFVGTIEPSLAGRVHTESVQGPLGKEIQAIVPVNSPEGDVVGLVAAGLTVKSVTGIANRQLPVILLSIAGGLALATVGTALISRRLRRQTHGLGTQEMTRMYEHHDAVLHAVREGVLITDGEGRLLLANDEAGRLLDLPDDAEGRPVDEVGMDHRMADLLLSGRIATDEVLEAGDRLLVVNQRPTRPGGRPQGSAVTIRDSTEMQLLSSRAETARRRLKLLYDAGGDIGTTLDVVRTAEELADVAVPRFADFVTVDLADSVLNGDEPGPGADMRRTAVNGIRSDHPLYPLGTLIDFLPSTPQARGYGTGAAELVPDLRDAPGWHAQDPRRTSAIVDYGIHSLIAAPLKARGVVLGVVNFWRSQKPEPFDEDDLSLAEELVGRAAVTMDNARRYTREHHLAVTLQRSLLPQDLPEQSAVDVAHFYQPAQSGVGGDWFDVIPLPGSRVGLVVGDVVGHGLHAAATMGRLRTAVHNFSSLDLPPDELLARLDNLVQRMDQEGDRTAPDGGVLGATCLYAVYDPVSQNCTMARAGHMPPLVVAPDGTTTVSELPAGPPLGLGGMPFETMELRLAEGSQLVLYTDGLVEERSRDIAEGVERLRTALSHPGRDPNASRRAVLDALLPSQPSDDIALLIARTRTLGPGRVAQWDVPFDPSEVGAMRSRAAEQLEEWGLEELAFSTELILSELITNAIRYGAAPVHVRLLRDRTLTCEVGDSSSTAPHLRYAAGMDEGGRGLFLVAQISEHWGTRYTPEGKVIWAEQVLPAAGRTLS, from the coding sequence GTGGCGATCGTGGTGCTGCTCGCCGCCGGGGCCCTGCTGGCCCTGCTGCTGCAGTCGCGGCACGACATCGACCGAGAGGCGCGCAACCGGTCGGTCTCCGTGGCGCAGACCTTCGCGAAGTCCCTGGGCCTGCGGGAAGCGCTGAAGACGCCTGACCCGTCCTCGGTTCTGCAGCCTCTCGCCGAGGAGACGCGCAAGGCCGCAGGGGTGGACTTCATCGTGGTGATGGACACCCACGGCATCCGCTACAGCCACCCTCAGCCCGATCGCATCGGCGAGCGGTTCGTCGGCACGATCGAGCCCTCGCTCGCCGGCCGGGTGCACACCGAGAGCGTGCAGGGACCGCTCGGCAAGGAGATCCAGGCGATCGTGCCGGTCAACTCGCCCGAAGGCGATGTCGTCGGCCTCGTCGCGGCGGGTCTGACGGTGAAGAGCGTGACCGGCATCGCCAACCGACAGCTTCCGGTCATCCTCCTGTCCATCGCCGGCGGCCTGGCGCTGGCCACCGTCGGCACGGCGCTGATCAGCCGAAGACTCCGCCGCCAGACCCACGGGCTCGGCACGCAGGAGATGACCCGCATGTACGAGCACCACGACGCGGTGCTCCACGCCGTCCGCGAAGGGGTGCTGATCACCGACGGCGAAGGACGCCTGCTCCTGGCGAACGACGAGGCCGGAAGGCTGCTCGACCTGCCGGACGACGCCGAAGGGCGCCCCGTCGACGAGGTCGGCATGGACCACCGGATGGCGGACCTGCTGCTGTCCGGCCGGATCGCCACCGACGAGGTGCTGGAGGCCGGGGACCGGCTGCTCGTCGTCAATCAGCGGCCCACCCGACCCGGGGGCCGCCCGCAGGGCTCGGCGGTCACCATCCGCGACTCCACCGAGATGCAGCTCCTGAGCAGCCGGGCGGAAACGGCCCGCAGACGGCTCAAGCTGCTCTACGACGCCGGGGGTGACATCGGCACCACGCTCGACGTGGTGCGGACCGCGGAGGAGCTGGCCGACGTCGCCGTCCCCCGGTTCGCGGACTTCGTGACGGTCGACCTGGCCGACTCGGTGCTGAACGGCGACGAGCCCGGCCCGGGCGCCGACATGCGGCGCACGGCGGTCAACGGCATCCGCTCCGATCACCCGCTGTACCCGCTCGGCACTCTGATCGACTTCCTGCCGTCCACGCCACAGGCCCGCGGTTACGGCACGGGCGCAGCCGAACTCGTACCCGATCTGCGTGACGCGCCGGGCTGGCACGCCCAGGACCCGCGCCGGACATCGGCGATCGTCGACTACGGGATCCACTCGCTCATCGCCGCTCCGCTGAAGGCCAGGGGCGTCGTGCTGGGGGTGGTCAACTTCTGGCGGTCGCAGAAGCCGGAACCGTTCGACGAGGACGACCTGTCCTTGGCGGAGGAGCTCGTCGGCCGCGCCGCGGTCACCATGGACAACGCCCGCCGCTACACGCGCGAACACCATCTCGCCGTGACGCTCCAGCGCAGCCTGCTGCCACAGGATCTGCCCGAGCAGAGTGCCGTGGATGTCGCGCATTTCTACCAGCCCGCCCAGTCCGGAGTGGGCGGGGACTGGTTCGACGTGATCCCGCTGCCGGGAAGCCGCGTCGGGCTCGTCGTCGGAGACGTCGTCGGGCACGGCCTGCACGCCGCCGCCACCATGGGGCGGCTGCGCACGGCCGTGCACAACTTCTCCTCCCTGGACCTGCCGCCCGACGAACTCCTCGCCCGTCTCGACAACCTCGTCCAGCGCATGGACCAGGAAGGCGACAGGACCGCCCCCGACGGCGGCGTTCTGGGCGCGACCTGCCTGTATGCCGTCTACGACCCGGTCTCCCAGAACTGCACCATGGCACGGGCCGGACACATGCCACCGCTCGTGGTCGCCCCGGACGGCACGACGACGGTCTCGGAACTGCCGGCCGGCCCCCCGCTGGGGCTGGGAGGGATGCCGTTCGAGACCATGGAACTGCGCCTGGCGGAGGGCAGTCAGCTCGTCCTGTACACCGACGGGCTGGTCGAGGAGCGGAGCCGGGACATCGCAGAGGGCGTGGAAAGGCTGCGCACGGCACTGAGCCACCCCGGCCGGGACCCGAACGCCAGCCGCCGCGCCGTACTGGACGCCCTGCTTCCCAGTCAGCCGTCCGACGACATCGCGCTGCTCATCGCCCGGACACGCACCCTGGGGCCCGGCCGGGTCGCCCAGTGGGACGTTCCGTTCGACCCGAGCGAGGTCGGCGCCATGCGCAGCCGCGCGGCTGAGCAGCTCGAAGAGTGGGGCCTGGAGGAACTCGCCTTCAGCACGGAACTGATCCTCAGCGAGCTCATCACCAACGCCATAAGGTACGGCGCGGCGCCGGTTCACGTGCGTCTTCTGCGCGATCGCACCTTGACCTGCGAGGTGGGGGACAGCAGCAGTACCGCCCCGCACCTGCGGTACGCGGCCGGCATGGACGAGGGAGGCCGTGGACTGTTCCTGGTGGCACAGATCAGCGAACACTGGGGCACTCGGTATACACCGGAGGGCAAGGTCATCTGGGCCGAACAGGTCCTGCCCGCTGCCGGCCGGACCCTCTCCTAG
- a CDS encoding helix-turn-helix transcriptional regulator has product MAAEGAGSLAEASGAMPQQAAGTFGLLASPARLHILQVPARGERHVTDIADVVGGAPPSLSRHLSVLRTDKPAIACQAALHVAALLIRTRP; this is encoded by the coding sequence GTGGCGGCAGAGGGGGCGGGCTCTCTCGCGGAGGCGTCCGGCGCGATGCCGCAACAGGCCGCCGGGACCTTCGGACTGCTCGCGTCGCCGGCACGCCTGCACATCCTCCAGGTGCCGGCGCGCGGCGAACGCCACGTGACCGACATCGCGGACGTCGTCGGCGGAGCGCCTCCGTCACTCAGCCGGCATCTGTCCGTCTTGCGAACGGACAAGCCCGCCATCGCCTGCCAGGCCGCGCTCCACGTCGCAGCCCTCCTCATCCGGACCCGCCCCTGA
- a CDS encoding amino acid ABC transporter permease, with product MSPPPDDTYQPSEIERERQRFRRSRKRRHTWISFLCTLFALVALGVAAVASPGWERVDSLFLDGAELRAAFPELLRGFWLNIQMFLIAEVLILVLGLLIALVRVTKAPGLQPLRLAATVYVDVFRGVPTLLLVFLVGFGLPALQLQGTPSEPWVLGVIALVLSYAAYVGEVLRAGLNSVHPAQRNAARALGLNGRQTLRHVILPQAVRNVLPPLLNDFIALQKDTALVAVLGPLEVLRAAQIKADYDFNYTPYLGAAVLFIAVTIPLTRFADRLQRRAAQRTWAEAGR from the coding sequence GTGTCGCCGCCACCGGACGACACCTACCAGCCCAGCGAGATCGAGCGGGAACGGCAGCGCTTCCGTCGCTCCCGCAAACGCCGCCACACCTGGATCTCCTTCCTGTGCACCCTCTTCGCTCTGGTGGCACTCGGAGTGGCGGCGGTCGCCTCGCCGGGCTGGGAGCGCGTCGACAGCCTGTTCCTCGACGGCGCCGAGCTCCGGGCCGCCTTCCCCGAACTGCTGCGCGGCTTCTGGCTCAACATCCAGATGTTCCTCATCGCCGAGGTGCTGATCCTCGTCCTGGGGCTGCTCATCGCCCTCGTACGCGTGACCAAGGCGCCGGGCCTGCAGCCGCTGAGGCTCGCCGCGACCGTCTACGTGGACGTCTTCCGCGGCGTACCGACCCTGCTGCTGGTCTTCCTCGTCGGGTTCGGGCTGCCGGCCCTGCAACTGCAGGGCACCCCCTCGGAGCCCTGGGTCCTCGGCGTGATCGCCCTGGTCCTCTCCTACGCCGCCTACGTCGGGGAGGTGCTGCGGGCGGGACTGAACTCGGTACACCCCGCGCAGCGGAACGCCGCGCGGGCCCTCGGCCTCAACGGACGGCAGACCCTGCGGCACGTCATCCTGCCCCAGGCGGTGCGCAACGTGCTCCCGCCCCTGCTCAACGACTTCATCGCCCTGCAGAAGGACACCGCGCTGGTCGCCGTCCTCGGCCCGCTCGAGGTGCTGCGAGCGGCACAGATCAAGGCGGACTACGACTTCAACTACACCCCGTACCTGGGAGCGGCTGTCTTGTTCATCGCGGTGACCATCCCGTTGACCCGCTTCGCCGACCGGCTCCAGCGGCGAGCGGCCCAGCGCACCTGGGCGGAGGCGGGCCGATGA
- a CDS encoding metalloregulator ArsR/SmtB family transcription factor: protein MGHGTNSNSATTRERLDTVGATDVAATLQALATPSRLYILARLREGPSSVGDLAADVGMEPSACSHQLRLLRNLGLVTGERHGRSIVYALYDNHVAELLDQALYHVEHLRTGTRDLPVELAAPATAEQR, encoded by the coding sequence ATGGGCCACGGAACGAACTCCAACAGCGCCACCACCCGCGAACGCCTCGACACGGTCGGCGCGACCGACGTCGCCGCGACCCTCCAGGCCCTCGCCACGCCCTCGCGGCTCTACATCCTGGCGCGCCTCCGCGAGGGACCTTCGTCGGTCGGCGACCTCGCCGCCGACGTCGGCATGGAGCCCTCGGCCTGTTCCCACCAGCTCCGCCTGCTGCGCAACCTCGGCCTGGTGACCGGCGAACGCCACGGCCGCTCGATCGTCTACGCGCTGTACGACAACCACGTCGCCGAGCTTCTCGACCAGGCGCTCTACCACGTCGAGCACCTGCGCACGGGCACCCGCGACCTCCCCGTCGAGCTCGCCGCCCCGGCCACGGCCGAGCAGCGCTGA
- a CDS encoding sporulation protein has protein sequence MVFKRLLGSLGVGGPSVDTVLDPGAVTPGGVLGGQVHLKGGDADFTIEHITLELVARVEAEHDGGESEGLVVFHQHVVGGNFRLAEGELRSVPFSFPLPWETPLTELYGQGLGIALGVRTELGVAGSRDKGDRDPLAVRPLPAQEAILEAFGQLGFGFRSADLELGHIGGTGRRLPFYQEIELAPSPRYADQVNEIEVTFLADPAGLDVVLEADKRGGFFSEGHDALSRFTVSHHGVEQVDWNAEVDHWLRRLVDHRASYGTHGAPTHGGALFAQGGHDPYGGRGRKDGYGHGRHGDGHHSGPGMGTAIAAGAAGLAVGVAGGMVAAEIVDEVGDFFEGDDEGDAGDEGDDG, from the coding sequence ATGGTGTTCAAGCGTCTGCTCGGCTCGCTCGGCGTCGGCGGCCCCTCGGTGGACACGGTGCTCGATCCCGGCGCGGTGACGCCTGGCGGCGTCCTGGGCGGTCAGGTCCATCTGAAGGGCGGCGACGCCGACTTCACGATCGAGCACATCACGCTGGAACTCGTGGCCCGGGTCGAGGCGGAGCACGACGGCGGCGAGTCCGAGGGCCTCGTCGTCTTCCACCAGCACGTCGTCGGCGGGAACTTCCGCCTCGCGGAGGGCGAACTCCGCAGCGTGCCGTTCTCCTTCCCGCTGCCCTGGGAGACGCCCCTCACGGAGCTGTACGGGCAGGGCCTGGGCATCGCCCTCGGGGTGCGTACCGAACTCGGCGTCGCCGGCTCGCGGGACAAGGGCGACAGGGACCCGCTGGCCGTCCGGCCGCTGCCCGCGCAGGAGGCGATCCTGGAGGCCTTCGGGCAGTTGGGCTTCGGCTTCAGGTCGGCCGACCTGGAGCTGGGGCACATCGGCGGTACCGGCCGGCGGTTGCCGTTCTACCAGGAGATCGAGCTCGCCCCGTCCCCGCGGTACGCGGACCAGGTCAACGAGATCGAGGTGACCTTCCTGGCCGACCCCGCCGGCCTTGACGTGGTCCTGGAGGCCGACAAGCGCGGCGGCTTCTTCTCCGAGGGCCACGACGCCCTCAGCCGCTTCACCGTCAGCCACCACGGCGTCGAGCAGGTCGACTGGAACGCCGAGGTCGACCACTGGCTTCGCCGCCTCGTCGATCACCGTGCCTCCTACGGCACTCACGGCGCGCCCACGCACGGCGGCGCGCTCTTCGCCCAGGGTGGCCACGACCCGTACGGCGGTCGCGGCCGCAAGGATGGCTACGGTCACGGCCGCCACGGCGACGGACACCACTCGGGCCCGGGCATGGGTACCGCGATCGCCGCCGGAGCCGCGGGTCTCGCCGTGGGCGTGGCGGGCGGCATGGTCGCCGCCGAGATCGTCGACGAGGTGGGCGACTTCTTCGAAGGGGACGACGAGGGCGACGCGGGCGACGAAGGCGATGATGGCTGA
- a CDS encoding heavy metal translocating P-type ATPase, which produces MSSVLERPSTAAAGPRPVPPRRRTRILALPEARWALAALVLFLAALPLHLLDAPAWLWGPLFAAVYVTGGWEPGWEGLKALKDKALDVDLLMVVAALGAAAIGQVLDGALLIVIFATSGALEAVATARTADSVRGLLDLAPETATRLADDGTEETVPADSLAVGDVVLVRPGERVGADGRVLDGASDVDQATITGEPLPVAKQPGDEVFAGTLNGSGALRVKVERDPSESVIARIVAMVEEAAGTKAPTQLFIEKVEQRYSLGMVAATLLVFVIPLLMGADLQSTLLRAMTFMIVASPCAVVLATMPPLLSAMANAGRHGVLVKSAVVMERLGQVDAVALDKTGTLTEGTPRLTDLRPLDGSGSGSGSGSGSGLDEDGLLRLAAAAEHSSEHPLARAVVDAARARDLDLPTASDFSSAPGTGVTATVDGHAVTVGSPARLLDDPAHPAAVLAAALEEEGRTAVVVTLDGRPAGVLGIADRLRPEAATATRALAELTGRAPVLVTGDNPRAAARLAAEVGITDVRAGLLPQDKVAAVHELQNGGAKVLVVGDGVNDAPALAAAHTGIAMGRAGSDLALETADAVVVRDELATIPTVVNLSRRARSLVIQNLVIAGAFIAVLAVWDLVGTLPLPLGVAGHEGSTVLVGLNGLRLLADGAWRRARPDVR; this is translated from the coding sequence ATGTCTTCTGTCCTGGAACGGCCGTCGACGGCCGCCGCCGGACCGCGCCCCGTCCCGCCGCGGCGGCGCACCCGGATCCTGGCGCTGCCCGAGGCCCGCTGGGCGCTCGCGGCCCTGGTGCTGTTCCTGGCCGCCCTCCCGCTCCACCTGCTGGACGCCCCGGCATGGCTGTGGGGCCCGCTGTTCGCGGCCGTGTACGTGACCGGAGGCTGGGAGCCGGGCTGGGAGGGCCTGAAGGCCCTCAAGGACAAGGCCCTGGATGTGGACCTGCTGATGGTGGTCGCGGCCCTCGGCGCCGCCGCGATCGGCCAGGTTCTGGACGGCGCGCTGCTGATCGTCATCTTCGCCACCTCCGGCGCCCTGGAGGCCGTCGCCACCGCCCGTACCGCCGACTCCGTACGCGGCCTGCTCGACCTGGCTCCGGAGACGGCGACCCGGCTCGCGGACGACGGCACGGAGGAGACCGTCCCGGCCGACTCCCTCGCCGTGGGCGACGTCGTCCTCGTACGGCCCGGAGAGCGCGTCGGCGCCGACGGCCGGGTGCTCGACGGCGCGAGCGACGTCGACCAGGCCACCATCACCGGTGAGCCGCTGCCCGTGGCCAAGCAGCCCGGCGACGAGGTGTTCGCCGGCACCCTGAACGGCTCCGGTGCCCTGCGGGTGAAGGTCGAGCGCGACCCGTCGGAGTCGGTGATCGCCCGGATCGTGGCGATGGTCGAGGAAGCGGCGGGGACGAAGGCGCCGACCCAGCTGTTCATCGAGAAGGTCGAGCAGCGCTACAGCCTCGGCATGGTCGCCGCCACCCTGCTGGTCTTCGTGATCCCGCTGCTCATGGGCGCGGATCTGCAGTCCACGCTGCTGCGCGCGATGACCTTCATGATCGTCGCCTCGCCGTGCGCCGTCGTCCTGGCCACGATGCCGCCGCTGCTGTCCGCGATGGCCAACGCCGGCCGCCACGGCGTGCTGGTGAAGTCCGCCGTCGTCATGGAACGCCTGGGACAGGTCGACGCGGTGGCGCTCGACAAGACCGGCACCCTCACCGAGGGCACCCCGCGCCTGACCGACCTGCGTCCGCTCGACGGCTCCGGCTCCGGTTCCGGCTCCGGTTCCGGTTCCGGTCTCGACGAGGACGGACTCCTGCGTCTCGCGGCGGCGGCCGAGCACTCCAGCGAACACCCCCTGGCCCGCGCCGTCGTGGACGCCGCCCGCGCCCGCGACCTGGACCTGCCCACGGCTTCGGACTTCTCCTCCGCTCCCGGCACGGGTGTCACTGCGACGGTCGACGGTCACGCCGTCACGGTCGGCAGCCCCGCCCGCCTCCTCGACGACCCCGCCCACCCGGCCGCCGTCCTGGCCGCCGCACTGGAGGAGGAGGGCCGCACCGCCGTCGTGGTCACCCTCGACGGCCGCCCGGCCGGCGTCCTCGGGATCGCCGACCGGCTCCGCCCCGAGGCCGCCACGGCCACCCGCGCCCTGGCCGAACTGACCGGCCGCGCCCCGGTCCTGGTGACCGGCGACAACCCGCGCGCCGCCGCCCGGCTCGCCGCCGAGGTCGGCATCACCGACGTACGGGCCGGCCTCCTGCCCCAGGACAAGGTCGCCGCCGTCCACGAACTCCAGAACGGCGGCGCCAAGGTCCTGGTGGTCGGCGACGGCGTCAACGACGCCCCGGCCCTCGCCGCCGCCCACACCGGCATCGCCATGGGCCGGGCCGGCTCCGACCTCGCCCTGGAGACCGCCGACGCCGTCGTCGTCCGCGACGAACTCGCCACCATCCCCACCGTGGTGAACCTCTCCCGCCGCGCCCGCTCGCTGGTGATCCAGAACCTCGTCATCGCGGGTGCCTTCATCGCCGTCCTGGCCGTCTGGGACCTGGTCGGCACCCTGCCCCTGCCGCTGGGCGTCGCCGGACACGAGGGCTCCACCGTCCTCGTCGGTCTCAACGGCCTGCGCCTCCTCGCCGACGGCGCCTGGCGGCGCGCCCGCCCGGACGTGCGATGA
- a CDS encoding DUF1775 domain-containing protein: protein MYRTLRARAPFVAAATLAASLAMTTSAFAHVEVEAENPRALAENVELSFNAESESPTAGIAKLEVVLPEGIKPSDVAYKSGPAGWRLTPTDRGYAVSGPAVAAGEDAAYKVVIRQLPDAKSLAFKTLQTYSDGRVDRWIELEKSHGDGGHSGSPAPVLELGPAAPGAEPVAPSTAPATTPIPTAAPTSAAPTTPAASDAKAGEGASEAEDSSPNTLLMIVGVAVLALATAGVLLWNRRRDRADG from the coding sequence GTGTACCGCACTCTCCGGGCCCGTGCCCCGTTCGTCGCGGCTGCGACGCTCGCCGCCTCGCTCGCGATGACCACCTCCGCCTTCGCCCACGTCGAGGTCGAGGCCGAGAACCCCCGGGCGCTCGCCGAGAACGTCGAGCTGTCCTTCAACGCCGAATCCGAATCGCCGACGGCCGGCATCGCCAAGCTGGAGGTCGTCCTGCCCGAAGGGATCAAGCCCTCCGACGTCGCTTACAAGAGCGGCCCGGCCGGCTGGCGGCTCACTCCCACCGATCGTGGCTACGCCGTCTCCGGCCCCGCCGTCGCGGCCGGCGAGGACGCCGCCTACAAGGTCGTGATCCGGCAGCTGCCCGACGCCAAGTCGCTGGCGTTCAAGACGCTGCAGACCTACAGCGACGGCCGTGTGGACCGTTGGATCGAGCTGGAGAAGTCCCACGGGGACGGCGGCCACTCGGGCAGCCCGGCTCCCGTCCTTGAGCTCGGCCCGGCCGCGCCGGGGGCCGAGCCGGTCGCCCCGAGCACCGCGCCGGCCACGACGCCCATCCCCACCGCGGCCCCCACGAGCGCGGCGCCGACCACCCCTGCCGCGTCCGACGCCAAGGCCGGGGAGGGGGCTTCGGAGGCGGAAGACTCCTCGCCGAACACCCTTCTCATGATCGTGGGCGTCGCCGTCCTGGCCTTGGCCACGGCCGGCGTCCTGCTGTGGAACCGGCGACGTGACCGCGCGGACGGCTGA
- a CDS encoding RICIN domain-containing protein: MKLTAFARARHGLLLVAASLGLVFGLSAAPAQAASSLYYLSTVEIRADHSGQCLEVADWSTANGAAVRQWPCTGGANQKWHRYSSTDLPVGEYYYVNVHSGKCLEIGGWARNNGATANQWDCHWGLNQVFSGQSLLAMDYSYAQGKCLEIADWSQQAGAPARLWTCHYGANQSFGITATDW; the protein is encoded by the coding sequence ATGAAACTCACCGCGTTCGCCCGTGCCCGGCACGGGCTCCTTCTTGTTGCCGCGTCCCTCGGTCTCGTCTTCGGCCTCTCGGCCGCTCCGGCCCAGGCCGCGTCGTCCCTCTATTACCTCTCCACCGTCGAGATCCGCGCGGACCACTCCGGCCAGTGTCTTGAGGTGGCGGACTGGAGCACGGCGAACGGCGCGGCCGTTCGCCAGTGGCCCTGCACCGGTGGCGCCAACCAGAAGTGGCACCGCTACTCCTCGACGGACCTGCCCGTCGGGGAGTACTACTACGTGAACGTCCACAGCGGCAAGTGCCTGGAGATCGGCGGCTGGGCACGCAACAACGGTGCGACCGCCAACCAGTGGGACTGCCACTGGGGCCTCAACCAGGTCTTCTCCGGCCAGTCCTTGCTCGCCATGGACTACTCGTACGCCCAGGGCAAGTGCCTGGAGATAGCCGACTGGAGCCAGCAGGCGGGCGCTCCCGCGCGACTGTGGACGTGCCACTACGGCGCCAACCAGAGCTTCGGCATCACGGCCACGGACTGGTAA
- a CDS encoding TerD family protein — MITLTKEDGPADLDGVTHLSIGASWDPTAGSSGGVLGKLRRKTGTDLDLIAVAMQGGDPVRLAGLDSLDPMGNGSLVHSGDNQTGHGDGDDETVTVEFARVPPNITSIVFVAAAYKKGSSFQKARNISFKVYDATGGSSQQVADIWPSLLTQDNGCAVAKAMRVGDAWKLEVINVTGKIKQGDEHALMRFAVSK, encoded by the coding sequence ATGATCACGCTGACCAAGGAAGACGGCCCGGCAGACCTGGACGGAGTGACCCACCTGTCCATAGGGGCCTCCTGGGACCCCACCGCCGGCAGTTCCGGCGGAGTGCTGGGCAAGCTGCGCCGCAAGACCGGCACCGACCTCGACCTGATCGCCGTCGCGATGCAGGGCGGCGACCCGGTGCGCCTCGCGGGGCTCGACTCGCTCGACCCCATGGGCAACGGCTCGCTGGTCCACAGCGGCGACAACCAGACCGGGCACGGTGACGGTGACGACGAGACGGTCACCGTCGAGTTCGCCCGCGTTCCGCCCAACATCACGTCGATCGTCTTCGTCGCCGCCGCGTACAAGAAGGGAAGCTCCTTCCAGAAGGCGCGCAACATCAGCTTCAAGGTCTACGACGCGACCGGGGGCAGCTCCCAGCAGGTCGCCGACATCTGGCCCAGTCTGCTGACCCAGGACAACGGCTGCGCGGTGGCCAAGGCGATGCGCGTCGGTGACGCGTGGAAGCTCGAAGTGATCAATGTGACGGGGAAGATCAAGCAAGGGGACGAGCACGCCCTGATGCGTTTCGCGGTCAGCAAGTAA